One Candidatus Thermoplasmatota archaeon DNA segment encodes these proteins:
- a CDS encoding cation:proton antiporter has protein sequence MEFSILVYVLMIIAFAKGLGEVLSRVNQPAIVGELLAGIVLGPFILGKIFTGLGNMYDDQFIKNLGDLGMLFLMLYVGLEFSPKLIRSASWLGGAIAAAGIGVPFVVGLFAGVYFDLAGPTLVFVAIAMSVTALPVTIRVLKDMEVLKTRTSATIVSAALITDVVLLFAFGVVLGANEQSSDFETVAYLSVSFAIFFALALIVGRYLVPHVYRVLRWMRTGEAAFAIAVGIAIGFAIVAEWAGLPGVIGAFVAGLLLRETGTRLKVWTRVEDILSGVTMGFLAPIFFVVIGFTVDFGSVVDYLPFFASILGIAIVGKIAGSYFAARIGGLGRNESMAIGSMLMGKGAMELVFAQLAFEQGLIEQYMFSLLVLTAFLSTILAPMLFKIYYNRAVKAQEIPVGVKEHDVLTESISSR, from the coding sequence ATGGAGTTTTCCATTCTCGTCTATGTCCTCATGATCATAGCGTTTGCAAAAGGGCTCGGCGAGGTCCTCTCGAGGGTCAACCAACCCGCAATCGTCGGTGAGCTCCTTGCAGGCATAGTCCTGGGCCCATTCATCCTCGGCAAGATCTTCACTGGCCTGGGCAACATGTATGATGACCAGTTCATCAAGAACCTGGGCGACCTCGGAATGCTGTTCCTGATGCTCTATGTCGGCCTCGAGTTCTCGCCCAAGCTAATCAGGTCAGCCTCTTGGCTCGGCGGCGCTATTGCGGCTGCTGGGATTGGCGTGCCATTCGTAGTCGGTCTTTTCGCGGGTGTGTACTTCGACCTTGCAGGTCCGACTCTTGTGTTCGTAGCAATCGCCATGTCAGTCACAGCGCTGCCTGTGACGATCAGAGTGTTGAAGGACATGGAGGTCCTGAAGACCAGGACAAGTGCCACCATCGTGAGCGCCGCGCTCATCACCGACGTCGTCCTGCTGTTCGCATTCGGAGTTGTCCTCGGAGCAAACGAGCAATCGAGTGATTTCGAGACCGTGGCATATCTCTCTGTCAGCTTCGCAATCTTCTTCGCTCTCGCCCTCATAGTTGGGAGATATCTCGTCCCCCATGTCTACAGAGTTCTTCGCTGGATGAGGACTGGCGAGGCGGCGTTCGCAATCGCCGTCGGCATCGCCATCGGGTTCGCAATAGTGGCGGAATGGGCAGGTCTTCCTGGGGTGATTGGGGCGTTCGTCGCCGGTCTGCTTCTGAGGGAGACAGGGACCAGATTGAAGGTCTGGACCAGAGTCGAGGACATCCTCTCTGGAGTCACTATGGGGTTCCTTGCACCCATATTCTTCGTCGTGATAGGTTTCACAGTGGATTTCGGGAGCGTTGTGGACTACCTCCCATTCTTCGCGTCCATCCTTGGGATCGCGATTGTAGGCAAGATCGCCGGGTCCTACTTCGCCGCCCGCATCGGAGGTCTCGGAAGGAACGAATCGATGGCGATAGGATCCATGCTGATGGGCAAGGGCGCGATGGAGCTCGTGTTCGCGCAGCTCGCTTTCGAGCAGGGGCTGATCGAGCAATACATGTTCTCGCTTCTGGTGCTGACCGCTTTCCTGTCGACCATCCTCGCGCCGATGCTCTTCAAGATCTACTATAACCGGGCGGTGAAGGCACAGGAGATACCAGTCGGGGTCAAGGAGCACGATGTCCTCACCGAATCCATAAGCTCCCGGTAG
- the aspS gene encoding aspartate--tRNA(Asn) ligase — MFGKLVTVGGWVQDLRNLGGISFLQLRDRDGVTQITTLKKRSKELFDLVASIQRESVILVTGTVKESKEARAGFEIIPERIDILNRAEAPLPLGVIDKVGADLDTRLNNRFLDLRKEEVRAIFQVEAKTTEGIRRYLMSEGFVEVHTPKIVAAGAEGGSTLFAIKYFDRNAYLAQSPQLYKQNLMATGLDRVFEIAPAYRAEASDTIRHIAEFISLDVELAFIESSEDIMAVAEGIVVNSLDYVLENARTELERLGAKIEKPSVPFPRVKYKDAVEMVKAEGMKIEHGDDLGTEGEKSLGEVMKRDKKAELYFITEFPTSLKRGTFYAKRFDDDPETTGYFDLDYKGQEIVSGGQREHRYDVLTEQMRENNLSLESFDFYLKGFRYGMPPHGGFGFGVERYVQKMLDLPNIREAVLYPRDRSRLVP, encoded by the coding sequence ATGTTCGGAAAGCTGGTGACCGTCGGAGGCTGGGTCCAGGACCTGCGGAACCTCGGAGGGATTTCCTTCCTTCAGCTGAGGGACAGAGACGGCGTCACTCAAATCACCACTCTGAAGAAAAGGAGCAAGGAACTGTTCGACCTGGTGGCCTCGATCCAGAGGGAATCAGTCATCCTCGTCACTGGGACTGTGAAGGAGAGCAAGGAGGCGAGAGCGGGCTTCGAGATCATCCCCGAACGGATCGACATCCTGAACAGGGCTGAGGCTCCGCTGCCACTCGGAGTAATTGACAAGGTCGGAGCAGATCTGGACACCAGGCTCAACAACAGGTTCTTGGACCTGAGGAAGGAAGAGGTCAGGGCGATCTTCCAGGTGGAGGCAAAGACGACCGAAGGCATCAGAAGATACCTGATGTCAGAGGGATTCGTGGAGGTTCACACGCCCAAGATAGTCGCAGCTGGGGCAGAGGGGGGTTCCACGCTGTTCGCGATCAAGTACTTCGATCGGAACGCATACCTCGCCCAGAGCCCCCAGCTATACAAGCAGAATCTCATGGCGACTGGCCTTGACAGAGTGTTCGAGATCGCGCCTGCATACAGAGCCGAGGCCTCCGACACCATCCGCCACATAGCCGAGTTCATCTCCCTCGACGTCGAGCTGGCATTCATCGAATCATCAGAGGACATAATGGCTGTGGCCGAAGGAATCGTGGTGAACAGCCTGGACTATGTCCTCGAGAACGCCAGGACCGAACTGGAGAGGCTCGGGGCGAAGATAGAGAAGCCTTCGGTCCCGTTTCCGAGGGTGAAGTACAAGGATGCCGTGGAGATGGTGAAGGCCGAGGGGATGAAGATCGAGCACGGAGATGACCTCGGGACCGAAGGGGAGAAGTCCCTCGGGGAGGTCATGAAGCGCGATAAGAAAGCTGAGCTTTATTTCATCACAGAGTTCCCCACTTCACTTAAGAGAGGCACTTTTTACGCCAAGCGATTCGATGACGACCCAGAGACGACTGGATACTTCGACCTCGACTACAAAGGGCAGGAGATCGTCTCCGGCGGACAGCGGGAACACCGGTACGATGTCCTGACGGAACAGATGAGGGAGAACAACCTCAGCCTCGAGTCCTTCGATTTCTACCTCAAGGGCTTCAGATACGGGATGCCTCCGCACGGAGGATTCGGGTTCGGGGTCGAGAGGTACGTCCAGAAGATGCTGGACTTGCCTAACATCAGGGAGGCCGTCCTATACCCCAGAGACAGGTCAAGACTGGTTCCGTGA
- a CDS encoding CoA-binding protein has translation MKIGYEILQNILVQGYTGKVFPINPETPQIMGLKTQPSVIAVKDDIDLAIIAVPAEFVPKVMTECAKKKVKGAIVISSGFGETGERGKQLEEEVLQIARKGGIRLIGPNTLGYKDPIDNLDAAFVFGMPRPGEIALISQSGALCIGMIYYANGEYIGLSRVISVGNKADVDDADLIDYLGQDPSTKVIAMYIEGIKDGKKFLDAARRCPKPIVAIKAGRTPAGSAAASTHTGSLSGSDAVYDSAFKQVHIQRAYDVIELFDFARALAYQPPASGNKVGIISNGGGAGIMVADWCESIGLRVPNLSKKTLEVLRPHLPSITTARNPLDVTGDARFHRYHATGSIMLSDPNVDALIMTCVHAGIARPREYVGAVIKLVEEKRNLKKPIVACWVGGREIDEVVQELRVKNIPVYSSAMRAAKAVKCLYDEGKRLDMLSKKKQTKDAPSSLS, from the coding sequence ATGAAGATTGGATACGAGATACTGCAGAACATTCTCGTCCAGGGGTACACTGGAAAGGTCTTCCCCATCAACCCCGAGACGCCTCAGATCATGGGCCTGAAGACGCAGCCGAGTGTCATAGCTGTCAAAGATGATATCGACCTGGCCATAATCGCGGTCCCCGCCGAATTCGTCCCGAAAGTGATGACCGAGTGCGCGAAGAAGAAGGTCAAAGGAGCAATCGTGATATCCTCCGGGTTCGGGGAGACGGGCGAGCGAGGGAAGCAGCTCGAGGAAGAGGTCCTGCAGATCGCGAGGAAGGGCGGAATACGGCTCATCGGTCCCAACACGCTCGGATACAAGGACCCCATCGACAATCTGGACGCGGCGTTCGTCTTCGGCATGCCAAGGCCGGGCGAGATCGCGCTCATCAGCCAGAGCGGCGCGCTGTGCATAGGCATGATATACTACGCGAACGGCGAATACATAGGCCTCTCAAGGGTCATCAGCGTGGGCAACAAGGCAGATGTAGATGACGCAGACCTCATCGATTACTTGGGCCAGGACCCATCGACCAAGGTCATCGCAATGTACATCGAAGGCATCAAGGACGGAAAGAAGTTCCTCGACGCTGCGAGAAGATGCCCCAAGCCAATCGTGGCGATCAAGGCTGGAAGGACTCCAGCCGGCTCCGCAGCTGCATCGACTCACACGGGTTCACTTAGCGGATCCGATGCCGTCTACGACTCCGCCTTCAAACAGGTCCACATCCAGAGAGCGTACGATGTCATCGAGCTCTTCGATTTTGCTAGGGCGTTGGCGTACCAGCCGCCTGCTTCGGGCAACAAGGTGGGAATAATATCGAACGGCGGAGGCGCTGGCATAATGGTAGCGGATTGGTGCGAGTCCATCGGCCTGAGGGTTCCCAACCTGAGCAAGAAGACACTGGAAGTGCTTCGGCCTCATCTGCCAAGCATCACGACCGCACGGAACCCCTTGGACGTGACTGGAGACGCCAGATTCCACAGATATCACGCGACTGGTAGCATCATGCTCTCGGACCCAAACGTCGATGCCCTGATCATGACCTGCGTTCACGCGGGCATAGCCCGACCGAGGGAGTACGTGGGAGCTGTCATCAAGCTAGTGGAGGAGAAGAGGAACCTCAAGAAACCCATTGTGGCCTGTTGGGTGGGCGGCCGCGAGATAGACGAGGTCGTGCAGGAGCTGAGGGTGAAGAACATCCCAGTCTATTCCTCTGCGATGAGGGCGGCAAAGGCCGTGAAATGCCTCTACGACGAGGGTAAGCGCCTGGACATGCTTAGCAAGAAGAAGCAGACCAAAGACGCTCCAAGCAGCTTAAGCTGA
- a CDS encoding Holliday junction resolvase, whose translation MGRIFERELKGILKGDDDILARVTKTCTPEEKKAYSKIREHPFLVIRGAGSLGMDLVAIRWKISFPIEVKSSASDVLRFSRSEKLILQAEQMIRDCTRVGLVPMYAFRLKGKRGDAWRVFALTVENGDQCFTGLQKLVYHKLPKVMPSKEGNFIMRWNEGMQLSSFIAYLSFLSDNESSSSSSL comes from the coding sequence ATGGGACGCATTTTTGAGCGTGAACTAAAGGGAATACTGAAGGGCGACGACGATATCCTCGCACGCGTGACAAAAACCTGCACGCCAGAAGAGAAGAAAGCATACTCGAAGATTAGAGAGCATCCATTCCTTGTCATCAGAGGAGCTGGATCTCTCGGGATGGATCTGGTGGCAATTCGCTGGAAGATATCGTTCCCCATCGAGGTCAAGAGCTCCGCAAGTGATGTTCTGAGATTCAGCAGAAGCGAGAAGCTCATTCTGCAAGCAGAACAGATGATACGAGACTGCACAAGGGTCGGCTTGGTCCCGATGTACGCTTTCAGGTTGAAGGGAAAAAGGGGCGATGCTTGGAGAGTGTTCGCTCTCACTGTCGAAAACGGAGACCAGTGTTTCACTGGCCTTCAGAAGCTAGTATACCACAAACTCCCGAAAGTGATGCCATCAAAAGAGGGGAATTTCATCATGCGATGGAACGAAGGAATGCAGCTGAGCAGCTTCATTGCCTACTTGTCCTTTCTCTCAGACAACGAATCTAGCAGTTCATCTAGCTTATAG
- a CDS encoding fructose-1,6-bisphosphatase: MPEKVTVSLIKADVGSIAGHSKPHPRMMEVASEHLGRAVRGGLLNDYYVTRCGDDIQLLMTHRKGENNREIHELAWNAFMAASSEAKKMHLYAAGQDLLSDAFSGNVRGQGPGAAEMEFEERPTEPMLVFMADKCGPAAYSLPVSKIFMDPFTTTGLVIDPRAHLGYDLELVDIVDHKKVVMSSPSELYDILALLGDTTRYAVKRVIHHTLGIAAVISTEKLNMLAGKYVGKDDPVMLVRCQSGFPAVGEVLQPFAFPQLVAGWMRGSHYGAWYPCAVDESDPSYHDGPPRVCALGIQITNGKIQGSEAPGSKPGDHKPVDYFSGREWDCVRNKAMEISIYMRGHGPFMPGIVSPEDLEYTTRPEILKKLEPRMQPLG; this comes from the coding sequence ATGCCGGAAAAGGTAACCGTTTCACTGATCAAAGCAGATGTCGGATCGATAGCGGGGCATTCGAAGCCTCATCCGAGGATGATGGAAGTAGCCTCTGAGCACCTCGGCAGGGCCGTCAGAGGCGGCCTCTTGAACGATTACTACGTTACCAGGTGCGGAGATGACATTCAGCTGCTGATGACGCACCGGAAGGGTGAGAACAACCGCGAGATCCACGAGCTCGCCTGGAACGCCTTCATGGCTGCATCCAGCGAGGCCAAAAAGATGCACCTCTACGCTGCTGGCCAGGACCTGCTCTCAGACGCCTTCTCAGGGAACGTACGTGGCCAGGGTCCGGGTGCGGCTGAGATGGAGTTCGAGGAGAGGCCCACCGAGCCGATGCTGGTCTTCATGGCGGACAAGTGCGGTCCAGCGGCCTATTCGCTCCCTGTCTCAAAGATCTTCATGGACCCGTTCACGACCACTGGTCTCGTGATAGACCCAAGGGCACACCTCGGTTATGACCTCGAGTTGGTCGATATCGTCGATCACAAGAAGGTGGTCATGAGTTCGCCATCCGAGTTGTACGACATACTCGCGCTCCTGGGCGACACTACACGATACGCCGTGAAGCGGGTCATTCACCACACTCTCGGCATAGCTGCGGTCATCTCGACGGAGAAACTCAACATGCTTGCTGGCAAGTATGTGGGCAAGGACGACCCGGTCATGCTGGTAAGATGCCAATCTGGCTTCCCTGCCGTTGGTGAGGTCCTCCAGCCATTCGCATTCCCGCAGCTGGTTGCTGGTTGGATGAGGGGGTCGCACTACGGGGCATGGTACCCCTGTGCAGTCGACGAGTCCGATCCGTCATATCACGACGGTCCGCCGAGGGTATGCGCGCTAGGCATTCAGATAACCAATGGCAAGATACAGGGCTCGGAGGCCCCTGGCTCGAAACCTGGAGACCACAAACCGGTGGACTACTTCTCCGGCAGGGAGTGGGATTGTGTCCGGAACAAGGCAATGGAGATATCGATCTACATGAGAGGCCACGGCCCGTTCATGCCAGGAATCGTATCCCCAGAGGATCTCGAATACACCACCAGGCCGGAAATCTTGAAGAAGTTGGAGCCGAGGATGCAGCCTCTGGGCTGA
- a CDS encoding lamin tail domain-containing protein: protein MAVSSALLFLSIAFAPYHPYDATLSAGSMGSYPAPGLLVSEFYPCGLNGDEYIVLTNTAPIGIDLRNWSLSDGEGSWKFLKDVWIPPGGMVSISCNSTSFLSAFDRTPDVALDDVEASVSVSGTFRLADNGDSISLISPTNETSDFVKYGGCSESSPGWSGPAISDVRSGEVVKRIRRGTTFRDSDSSQDWRPFREYKYGYTEFSPIEVRVPGGSVVAFTSPDCSLDVVLERIGSADYVIRLCGYELSSSAASEALLAAVDRGVDVRILVDGAPAGGMDEEQVACLSALSSAGADVRILNGNLSKKVVQHVGPLHSKYLVLDLQSVVVMSENFVESGISNDRVFANRGWGIAVSDTELAEWLAQVFDSDSRSSRPDVIGWRSDKRCNLSARIPPSPVANHLKGVLTTFTPSSECKVTFVPSPDASVLAPYLNTLIEESSSLMVEQFQADLYWRERWTSGLVINPFVSRIAACMREGGHVRMILDSTWFNFDRNQEVTEYLGSLASNETLEGEFKLMDPNSPITVVHNKGVVFDGLLSMISSNNWGSSSFASNRELAALVESQETAQYFGRSFELDWSPDDVPPEADAGMDMELQLGKSVMLNGSGSTDDRAIISWSWDTDGDGKTDHDGVSVELYPTVPGRFRVSLTVQDSWGNSDTDTVTIDVVTQELGSHGRAGTEIGQTLAYSLAGCAGVLLGVAIARRCSRPPRKINHQVPN, encoded by the coding sequence TTGGCGGTGTCATCGGCCTTGCTCTTCTTGTCAATCGCGTTCGCGCCGTATCACCCGTATGATGCGACTCTGTCGGCTGGTTCTATGGGTTCCTACCCAGCGCCTGGTCTACTTGTCTCTGAATTCTACCCGTGCGGGCTTAACGGAGATGAGTACATCGTGCTCACTAATACTGCACCGATCGGAATCGACCTGAGGAATTGGAGTCTGAGCGATGGGGAGGGTTCGTGGAAGTTCCTGAAGGATGTCTGGATTCCACCCGGAGGGATGGTCTCGATCTCATGCAACTCAACATCCTTCCTTTCTGCGTTCGACAGGACTCCGGACGTGGCATTGGACGACGTCGAGGCGTCAGTGTCGGTGTCGGGGACCTTCCGGCTGGCTGACAATGGTGACTCGATTTCTCTCATCTCCCCCACCAACGAAACGTCGGACTTCGTGAAGTACGGTGGCTGTTCGGAATCGTCGCCTGGATGGTCTGGTCCCGCGATCTCGGATGTCCGGTCAGGCGAAGTGGTCAAGCGCATCCGGAGGGGAACCACGTTTCGGGACTCGGACTCCTCCCAGGATTGGCGACCGTTCCGTGAGTACAAATACGGATACACCGAGTTCTCCCCGATCGAGGTCAGAGTGCCAGGAGGGAGTGTGGTCGCCTTCACGAGCCCCGACTGCTCCTTGGATGTGGTGCTGGAGCGCATCGGATCGGCCGACTATGTCATCCGACTGTGTGGATACGAACTCTCATCATCAGCCGCGTCCGAGGCGCTATTGGCAGCCGTCGATCGAGGAGTCGATGTCCGCATCCTCGTCGATGGTGCGCCCGCTGGTGGGATGGACGAAGAGCAGGTAGCGTGTCTGTCAGCTCTGTCATCGGCCGGCGCGGACGTTCGCATCCTCAACGGGAATCTGTCTAAGAAGGTCGTGCAACATGTCGGCCCACTCCACTCGAAGTACTTGGTGTTGGACCTGCAGTCTGTAGTCGTGATGTCCGAGAACTTCGTAGAGAGCGGCATTTCGAACGACAGGGTGTTCGCGAATCGAGGATGGGGGATTGCAGTCTCCGATACCGAATTGGCTGAGTGGCTAGCCCAGGTGTTCGATTCAGATTCGCGGTCTTCGCGACCTGATGTCATCGGATGGCGTTCGGACAAGAGATGCAACCTCTCTGCGCGCATTCCCCCGTCACCGGTCGCGAATCATTTGAAAGGCGTTCTCACCACTTTCACGCCATCATCAGAATGCAAGGTCACGTTTGTCCCTTCTCCTGACGCCTCGGTCTTGGCCCCCTACCTGAACACCTTGATTGAGGAATCGAGCTCCTTGATGGTAGAGCAATTCCAGGCAGACCTCTATTGGCGGGAGAGATGGACATCCGGGTTGGTGATCAACCCGTTCGTTTCCCGCATTGCCGCTTGCATGAGGGAAGGGGGGCACGTTCGCATGATACTGGACTCCACTTGGTTCAATTTCGACAGGAACCAAGAGGTCACCGAATATCTTGGTTCTCTCGCCTCGAATGAGACCCTCGAAGGTGAATTCAAGCTCATGGACCCCAATAGCCCCATCACTGTCGTTCACAACAAGGGAGTTGTGTTCGACGGGCTCTTGTCCATGATATCAAGCAACAACTGGGGGTCGTCTTCTTTCGCCAGCAACAGGGAACTCGCAGCACTGGTAGAGTCGCAGGAAACTGCTCAGTACTTCGGCCGAAGCTTCGAATTGGACTGGAGCCCCGATGATGTCCCTCCTGAGGCCGATGCGGGGATGGACATGGAGCTTCAGCTGGGAAAGTCTGTCATGCTGAATGGAAGTGGATCCACAGATGACAGGGCGATTATCTCGTGGTCCTGGGACACTGACGGCGATGGCAAGACCGACCACGACGGCGTGTCCGTCGAGCTGTATCCGACCGTGCCGGGACGATTCCGAGTCTCGCTCACGGTTCAGGATAGCTGGGGTAACTCAGACACGGACACGGTGACGATAGATGTCGTGACACAGGAACTCGGGAGCCATGGCCGCGCTGGCACGGAGATCGGGCAGACGCTCGCGTACTCACTCGCGGGGTGTGCAGGTGTTCTGCTCGGAGTCGCCATTGCCCGGAG
- a CDS encoding LysE family translocator, translating into MDPFIENFWVFLGTAIIISLSGVMTPGPLFAASVAKGYTDKRAGVKIALGHGLVEFPLMAIIALSLGYVFENTAVRLAIGLVGGALMIFLGSMMLRKRNSAVQDGSEYIPYDAITAGALTTSLNPYFLLWWATIGAWLMMNAEWFGAVAVVVFAIVHWSCDLGWYTLTSYTVFRTKHLWTPRIHRLVFQTCGVLMMAFG; encoded by the coding sequence GTGGATCCCTTCATCGAGAACTTCTGGGTCTTCCTGGGAACTGCGATCATAATCTCGCTATCTGGTGTGATGACCCCGGGACCGCTGTTCGCCGCCTCCGTGGCAAAGGGGTACACAGACAAGAGGGCTGGTGTCAAGATCGCGCTTGGACACGGACTCGTCGAGTTCCCCCTCATGGCCATCATCGCCCTTAGCCTTGGATATGTGTTTGAGAACACGGCGGTCAGACTGGCGATTGGTTTGGTTGGAGGGGCGCTGATGATATTCCTTGGCTCGATGATGCTGAGGAAGAGGAACAGCGCCGTCCAGGACGGAAGCGAGTACATTCCGTATGATGCCATCACCGCCGGGGCGTTGACCACATCCCTGAACCCGTACTTCCTCCTGTGGTGGGCAACGATCGGTGCATGGCTCATGATGAATGCCGAGTGGTTCGGTGCAGTGGCGGTCGTTGTCTTCGCCATCGTCCACTGGAGCTGCGACCTCGGCTGGTATACGCTGACGTCCTACACGGTCTTCAGAACGAAGCATCTCTGGACCCCACGCATCCACCGGCTTGTGTTCCAAACGTGCGGAGTCCTGATGATGGCTTTCGGCAT
- a CDS encoding DMT family transporter — MTTRESTLRVSAYALIAVALWGLAFPLIQIGLESFSPVMLGFVRFALASSLMAVVVAIRYPLRRISEALRNEWKPLLALSVLYVTIPNIAQNMGLEHGTSSIASVIQSSGPVMTLFFAVILLKERLTRMKGLGTAVAMTGTVLLVASVGISFENEDFVSNILILISAASYGLAWISAKRMLERNPPILIIGLSLVIGTGLLGLVVPFESDSMFVITGDSVLNLLVLGLLCAGMSSVLYLSSLKHEEVSKMAFFIYLMPVFASLFAWVLRDEGVAPWTVFCGLIIVIGIVIANRDMSGKNLAAE, encoded by the coding sequence ATGACAACGCGGGAGAGCACGTTGAGGGTTTCCGCATACGCGCTCATCGCAGTTGCGCTCTGGGGCCTTGCGTTCCCGCTGATACAGATCGGCCTTGAGAGTTTCTCGCCAGTCATGCTCGGATTCGTCAGGTTCGCCCTAGCGTCCAGCCTCATGGCAGTCGTCGTGGCAATCCGTTACCCGCTCCGCAGGATATCGGAAGCACTGAGAAACGAATGGAAGCCTTTGCTCGCATTGAGCGTCCTCTACGTCACAATCCCGAACATCGCGCAGAACATGGGCCTGGAGCATGGGACATCCTCGATCGCATCGGTGATCCAGTCTTCCGGGCCAGTGATGACCCTGTTCTTTGCGGTCATCCTTCTCAAAGAGAGACTCACGAGGATGAAAGGGTTGGGGACCGCAGTGGCCATGACCGGCACTGTGTTGCTTGTCGCAAGCGTGGGCATTTCATTTGAGAACGAAGACTTCGTTAGCAATATCCTAATCCTGATCTCGGCCGCCTCATATGGCCTTGCGTGGATCTCTGCCAAAAGGATGCTTGAGAGGAACCCGCCGATTCTCATCATAGGACTCTCGCTGGTCATCGGCACGGGACTCCTCGGCCTCGTGGTGCCGTTCGAGAGCGATTCCATGTTCGTGATCACAGGGGATTCTGTGCTGAACTTGCTGGTCCTCGGATTGCTGTGTGCTGGGATGTCGTCCGTGTTGTATCTCTCATCCCTGAAGCACGAAGAGGTGTCGAAGATGGCGTTCTTCATCTACCTCATGCCAGTTTTCGCGTCCCTCTTCGCATGGGTTCTGAGAGACGAGGGCGTCGCCCCGTGGACCGTCTTCTGCGGCCTGATTATCGTGATCGGGATCGTCATTGCAAACAGGGACATGTCCGGGAAGAATCTGGCCGCGGAATAA
- the tpiA gene encoding triose-phosphate isomerase produces MTVRKPAIVVNFKTYPEASGPEALRLAKMCADVSSETKAAIIVAPPMMDLALVASSVKIPVFAQHLDSVNSGSTTGHVTVENAKASGAKGTLINHSERRLKIYEIHELIDRSRSSGLVTIVCTNNLAVSKACAAMEPDFIAIEPPELIGGDVSVTTANPKIVSDTVHAIRTISKDVGVLCGAGIKNGKDVAMAIDLGTDGVLLASGVVKAKDRRAVLLDLVSGLKT; encoded by the coding sequence GTGACAGTTCGGAAGCCAGCCATCGTGGTCAACTTCAAGACATATCCCGAGGCGAGCGGCCCGGAGGCACTCAGGCTCGCCAAGATGTGCGCTGATGTCTCCTCGGAGACGAAAGCCGCAATCATAGTAGCCCCTCCGATGATGGATTTGGCGCTGGTTGCATCGTCCGTGAAGATACCCGTTTTCGCACAGCATCTGGACAGCGTGAATTCTGGGAGCACCACGGGCCACGTCACTGTGGAGAACGCCAAAGCCTCAGGCGCCAAGGGCACACTGATCAATCATTCCGAGAGGCGGCTGAAGATCTATGAGATACATGAACTCATTGACAGATCCCGTTCTTCCGGCCTTGTCACGATAGTCTGCACGAACAACCTCGCGGTAAGCAAAGCGTGTGCCGCCATGGAGCCGGATTTCATAGCGATCGAACCACCGGAGCTGATAGGCGGGGATGTATCCGTGACGACGGCCAACCCGAAGATTGTCTCCGACACCGTTCATGCTATCAGGACAATAAGCAAGGATGTGGGCGTGCTCTGTGGCGCTGGCATCAAGAACGGCAAAGATGTCGCGATGGCAATCGATCTCGGCACGGACGGAGTGCTCCTGGCCAGCGGCGTCGTCAAGGCCAAGGACCGGAGGGCAGTCCTGCTCGACCTTGTCTCTGGACTCAAGACCTAG